CTGTCCGATCTCCGTAGACACGTAACCGACGCCCTTCTTGTTGTCCACCGGCAAGTTCGACACTTTCACGTCGAACGGATATTCCTTGGGTACGTTGCCGACCACGAATTGCCGATTCGCCGCCGAGCCCGCGTTGACTTCCGCCGAACTTCCGAGATCCGGACGCTTGCGATCGTAGTAAACCGGAGTAGTTTGCGCCTCGGGATACCGAAACTCTGTGTTCCGATACTTCACCGCCGGCTTGGTGTTTTCCACTGTTTTGTAAACGGGAGAAGTAGACACCGGCGGATATCTCGAGTCGACCTTCTTCGTCGTTTGAGTGTCGTACGCGCCATCGTAATGCTGATATTGATAGTAGTTGCCGTTGTTGTAGCTGTCCTTCCCTCCCGAATATTTATTCTCGTAATTCGTCATACCCTGGAACACCTTGGACAACATCTCCTCCTCGCTCTGCCCGTAATTACCGCCGTATTCATCCATATTGTACTTGTAGTTCGGCTCCACCTCATAGTTCCTACGTGTGATTGTACCGCCGAAGGGATAAAGGAAATACGAGGCGAGACCGAGACCCAGGCCTACCAGCGACATGACACCGAAGCTGGGCATCACTTCGCGACTGAGGAAGTTGTAGATCTGAGTGCCGATCGCCTTCTGCGGCTGCTTCTTCTTGGTCTTCGTCGAGTTCCCGACCTTTGTCTCGGGCGCGATCTTCGATTCTTGGACCTCGTTATCCACGTAGGTGGAATCAGTAACGCTTTCGCTGGTCTCCATCTGGATAGGCACCATCGCAATTGTCGTCGAGGTTGGCATCGAGGTCGTGGGCCTGCGCCTGCGATTCTtgttcttcttcctcttcgagCTATGCCTCGGCCGCTTCGTGCTGGTCGACGCTGTCGTACTTGGCGCCGATGTCGTCGCTACCTCCGTTTGTGTTTCCACATTAATCTTGGTCAGCTCGGGATTAAAGTCAAACTTTAGATCTATTCTGGAATTGTCAAGATCTTCCGTGTCCTTCAACACGATCTCATCCATTTTGTTCTTGTCGACCTTCTCGATCTTCAAGATCGGCGCGTTTACCTTGATCGGCTCTATCTCAATCTGCGTAGTCTCGTCCACGGGCTTCTTAAGCTGCACCTTCAGCACGTTGTTCCCCTTTGTGCCGATCGGTTTCGATCTCACTGGCACCTCCACAAGATCCGCGCTTGACAAAGTCGATTTCAACGCACTGGCGCTTAGGGTGGACGCGGTAGTAGCTGGAAGCAAAGTGATCGGAGTCTTCTGAGTGTCCATGAGCACCGACGCCTTTATCTTCGTAACGAACAACGGCTTCTCGGTATTCTCCTGCTTGTTCTGCGGGGTCGTGATGATCGGGACCGGTTTAAAGGTCACCTTTTCGATCTTACCCGTCGACGCGGAAGTCTCATTCTTCGCTGTTTCAGGCTTGATCGTGGCTTTCCTCGTTGGCTTCGGTCTGGCCGGTTTCGTCGTTGTCACCTTCGTTGTCGTCGGCTTAGAATGCGAGGTCGTTCTCGGCGTGGTGACTTTCGGCTTAGAAGTGGTTCTCGGCGGTGGACTCTTCTTCGTCGTGACGACAGTCGTCAACGTTCCGTCGCTCGTTGTCGAAGTGCTCGTTGTCGTGGTGTGAGTCATCTTTAAAGTCGTGCTCGACGAGGTTTCTACCTTTCCTGAATCTTGAGTAATTTTCTCCGGTCTCAAAGTAGTCGCGATCTTCTTCATCGTCGTCGCGGTCGGTTTCTTCGTGATCACGGTCACTTTCTCGGTGGTTATAACAGGCGTCAACAGTGGTGTGGTCTTCTCCATGATCTTTTCAGGGATCGTCTCCACTTTTTCGACCGACGAGCTCGGTCTCACCGTAAGTCGTACCTCCGTCTGGAACGGCTGCTGCGTCTTCGTCTTCTCGATCTCCACGCTCTTCACAGTTGTGGACGGCGGATTTAACAGAATCCAAGTGGAAATACCGCCGGTGGTCGTCGGGTGATTTTTGTAGGCGGTAATCAGCCTCGTCGTGCTCATCTCCCGCTCGAGCTCCTCTTCCGTCATCGCCATCGCTTGGCCTGGATGGCTGGTCTCGAAGTAGCTGAACTTGGAATTAATCGGCCTGCCGAAACTCACGGGCTCCAAATTGCTGGTCTCCGAACTAACGTCCCTTATCAACGAAGGGGTGTTCTTCTCCGAGGATTTCGGCGTAGTCGCGACGCTAGGCTCGGCCTTGACGAGTTCCTCGTTATTTACCTTCATCACATCCTGTGGATTTGTAACGTTGAGGAGTTGAGTGGCGACGGTTCTCAGAGATTGATCCATATATTGCAGATCCTTCAAATCACGGTGGGTGTCGTTCAGTTGTTCGCTGAAATAAAATGTCACCATTAGATTTGTTGAGGAGCAATGAAATATAGATTCGCAGAATATTCCCAATTTAAACAATCAGCGCGTTATCAACGCGACGTAATatcagattttatatatataaaagatttatatctATCATATCATATTGCGATAATTATTGTATGATGACATTTCATCTTGTTTTGAAtcacgattttaataatttataaaataataagatgcacacatatacactctctcttgctctctctttcatctcttataaataatttgtatgaatatcttttttgtgaataattttgataaatacatttttgtaaataatttttacaaaagtatATATGGCTGGATGAACCAAAAGATTAGCAAAAATGCCTAATGTTATTGAACATTATTCTTACCTTTTCTgtgcaataattattgtttgatGTTAATGGCTTGATTTGCGCAGTAAAAGACTGACACCACTGTCAAGCTccatgaatataattaaatgtaagatAAGAAAGCAATAGTGTAATAAAACAATGTAgtttagaataaattattacacgtATCGACGTACGTGTCATCtacaatgtattttacataataaatgaattaaaaagattaacctataataaattgaaacttctttattattgGATTAAAGGTAATTTTAAGTTGTTTTCTGTTATCAGAGATATCTATAAccattaatagtttttaattaattagcaaCTAAAATTTAGAGATTTTCgtgaatcaaatttttgaagaagaaaaatagataCCATAAAACTGTAATCTTTggtttatttctattttaattttagtttgaataaattttagtttaacaAAAGTTTGAGTTTTTTCaagcatataataaatttttttaagctaTAAAAAAAGGTAACATAAGATTAAACTTGATAGAGTAAAAGTTATTTCTGTTTTTGATATGCTTAAgtaattaaatgattaaataaagtgtaaaatgtaataatcaaatatcgcataatttttcattataattataattttaattagcgtTCTCTTTATGATAAAtgttatcatatttttatggtaatatataatagatcaGGATTTAGAGGAATGGTAGGTACAAAGATAGgaacgtatatttttatatataacatacatgaaggcgtaaaaaattatatgatcgcCCAATGAAGTATTAATCTTTTGTTCTGaatgttttattaacattacatATTCGTTGGCACAAATACTGTTAATGCCCTGAAAtactgtaaaatttaattaagttaaagtACCAATATAATAGGAAACGCTAATCATAACTCTTTGCAGTCTTATGTCGAGCTGGACATAATTTTGCGGTCTATCACGGTAATTCTCTAAACATTCGAATCGatacacaattataattaGCAAACTACATTTTTGCGACCTCCacaaatttttctataaataataaaaattctttgattTAAATTCGCCAGTGAGATGAAATTATGAACGAGATAATTGATCTTCGCTCATTTGCGAGAAATTTAGACCGCAAagagataatattaaatattataaacagagcatcttttttttaatactacatatagaatttataaatatacatgatacgataaaataaaaagcgcaATACTCTCATTATTCTACACATGATcagcgataaataaatagtaatataacgtgaattaataattattaatagtaacgtaataaaatattaagttaatgAGATTGCACTGATTATTCTAtctatgtaattataataaataaattaattaattaaatagcaaGTATTTTCTTACCATCCTACTTTTGGCGTAAGAGAATAAATTAAGCTAttaaacatacaaaaatatattattttgcgatATAAtcatcttaattattttacataaattatatttatgaaggACGGATGTGAGaactgttaattattatatttatttagttattatcTTATCCACTCAGGATAAAGTAAACTTTACCCTTAATGAAGGAAAATACCATACGATTATCCTGCATTATCATTATATGCGCTACATCAgcatataatgttttaaaacaaacaTAATCATCTAcctattttctctctttgctTTTCCTACTAACCACGCATCATTTTCAATCCGTTACCGTACGATGCAAACGGTCATTACGGTATGTCTTGTAAATCTCATCCAATTTAAGGTAACTCTAAAAACGGGAGCGTACTTGCTTCATACAAGCTTTGTGCCATGGCTCTCCTACTTATCCGAAGATCACCAAGAGCGTTACAAGATCAATCGAAGTGCGATTCATCTTCTGCGCTTCCTACGTCTACTCTTCCACTCGTTCAGACGATCGTACTTGTGCACGGCTCGCCTGACGAACTCCTCGAGATTCGGTGCGAAACTGATCGTCTTGTGGGCGGAACGCCCGAAATCGAGGACGCTCGGTATCGCCCACGGGAAGACGACCGCGGCTACGCCGAGCACGCCGGCTGCCATTGCGGCGAACGGCGCCGCGGCGAGGCTGAAGAAGCCGTAACCCACCGGATTTAAGAAGGAAAAGTACGTGAAAACTGAAGCCATTGACTCCAATACACTGCCTGGCGACAgttcatcatcgtcgtcgtcgtcgtcgtcgtcgttggaCGACGATCCCGAAGAGCCTGAAGTCGACGACGAAGCCTGACTAGCAATGCTCGATAAAGCGGCGGGATTAACTGCGATACTAGGTCGACTGGGAAGACTCGGCAATTGCAAGGTACCTAGACCGCCACTGGCCTGACCTTTCACCGGACCAGGTTTGACTAAGTACACGGGCAAGTCCTGAGCGGGATTTTCGGAGTCGAGACTCCCGGCGACAGGTGGCCCGCTCGCGGAAACGCCGGGACCAGCAGCGGGACCGTCGACGGACGATCCGGCGGGGCTCGCCGTCGCTTCCGCGTCCGTTAACGGAACGCTCGAGCCGGACACGCTGATCTGAGTGCCCTGGAACACCTCGACGGTCGATAGTCCCGGGGACTGAACGGGATCGTTCCACTGGGCTGGGATCTCGCTGGGATCTTTCTGGGAATCGTAATAGTTATGTTGGCCTGGTCGCGGCGTCTCGAGCGGGCTGGGGTTGTACGTTCCAGTCGACGCGGTTACGTAACTGTTCAGAGAATCCTCATGGAAGAGATCGGTGAACGCTTCGGCGTATTTCTCGCTCTCGTCCGCGCCGCCGTAGCTCTGCGTTGCCAATGAGGTCTGCTGATCCCCCGCGATCGCCGGTGTACCACTTGGCGTAAACACGTTTGTGTTCGAGACGTGCGAGTTGACAATTATGTTCAGATCGGTGCACCCTTCCTTGCTCTGAATCGTATTGTTCACTCGAGTGTAAGTGTTTATCATGATCGTCGGGCAGTTCGCGTTGTCGGTCGAAGGGAAAGTATTGTTCTCCTGCTTGGGAGGTCCCTTATCTTCGTCCTTCTGAGAAGTGAACATTATGTGAACGTTGGGTCTTTGTGCCAGTCCCGAGGACCCCGAGGACCCCGAGGAAGATCCCGAAGAAGCCGCTTGATCGGCGGCCGCCGTGTCTGTTTCGGGCGTTTTCAATTGCGTCACTGTCACATTCGGCTTCTTCAAGCCGTCGTTCAGGATATGAACCACTGTATTCTGCGTCACGTGTGTCAGAGGGTTAAAAACAGTCTTGTTCCGCAGCGACGCCACGTCGGACCAAGAGGAAGGAACAAAAGTAGCGGAAGAATTCGAAGACCCTACGTATTGAGGACGAACGACTGAACTCGGGTTTGACCATTGGATCGGATAGTTCGCGTGAGAGTCTGTTTTATCGAGATCTTGATTCGGCGGTGTATCCTGAAAAACGACGCTCTCATAATTGTCGACGTAATCGTTTAACGGACGATTAGGCTCCAAGTTTTCGTAGATCGATTCGAAGACCGGCTCGGTCGTTTTGTCGTTATTGTAATCCAAAAATTGTGTTGTACTGTTTGGAACGATCGCCGGTACCTTCAACCAGTGAATGATTTTCTTCACGCTGGAGTCGAGGATCGGGTCCGTGTCAAAGTAATTATTCGACGATAAGATCGGCGTTCCGTCAGCGTCCGAAAGACCCGACTCGTGACTCGTGTCCTCCAAGGACGCGGTGTATTTCTCGTAATTGTATAAATCCTCCATGTCCTGAAGTGCCTCGTTCGGCCAGTTCTTCAAGTGCGCGCTGTATTGCACGGACGTACCGCCGTGCTCGTCCTTTATTTTGTTCCCACCATCGACTTCCTGACTCGGCGACTTCTGAACGGACGAGGAATGACCGTTCTTCGTCGGTTTGGACGTCGCGCGATTGTTCGAACCGGGCTTCTTCGCAGCTGTTCTCGTTAAATAGCCCTTTGCTGGCTGTTTCAGTTCGATACCGGCAGAACCAGCGTCGTTGCCATTCTTCAACTTCGTATTCGACACAACGTCGCTGGCGTTCCGCCGACTCGAATTCAAGTACGGATGCCGGAGTTTAACGAAACTTCTACGAGTAACTGCGTTTCCGTGAGGGAAACGACTGTGATCGACGACTTCAGATTTCGAATGTGGGACCGAGGACGTCTTCGTCCCGTGTGCCGATCTTTCTGAATTATTCAAACCGTTGCCGCCATAGTGGCGGAGAGAATCAGTGATAACACCCGACTTTGAATTTTCGTGCGAAAGTACGACCGGGTCTGTATTTTTACGAATCGAATTGCGATTTTTATGAATAGAACGAGTAGCAGCGTCTACCTGTTGATAATTACTCGGAACGTTCGTCCTTCCTATTTGCAAGAAAGATCTATTTACACCCCGCTCTGACTTCCAACGTGACGTCTCGCCTTCAATATCCTTATTCACGAATGAATCGGACCTAATCGAGCTTGACTTCCGACGATTTCCTACCGCGACAGAGATATCGTCATCCGTCTTCTCCGAACCAGATGCATGAGTTGCCAAGAAATCGTTTCCTGTCGGGTACGAGTACCTCGTTCGAGCGACTACCGATTCGAGATTTTCATTCGCAGTCACTCCAGATTTCGATCTCTCTAAATTCCCATTATTCATCGTTCCGGAATAATTCGTTCGAACGACTCTTAAATCGGGACTAAATCCTGCCCAGCCTATCTTTTCGTTCTGAATTGTTTTTGAATTGCTCGAGGAAACGTGAAGCGAAGATCCTCGAAGATCTGCCTCGCTCGAGTTTCGAACCGTGGCGATCCTCGCGATTTTACCTAACACATCCGTCCTTGAAAAATGTGGAGAAGCGATTATCGCTCTGGATTCAGGCATCGTCCAGATGTCGTCGAGCTTGGAACGACGAGCGCTAAACGATCGCGCCGCCGTCGCGCTCTGAGCGAAATCGCTCGCGTGTGAACCGACTGCGTTATGCTCGCGCGACGAATCAGCACTATCGCGGAAATATGTGATATACGACTTTCTATTACTTCCGGAAGTCCCTGTATACCTGCTATCGTCTCGAACAATGTCGTGTGACTTGCTCGAAACCTGGATGCCTCTCCATTCCGCGTCGCTCCTTtctatcgtcgtcgtcgcttgCAAATCCACGCctaaaaggtaaaaaaaggaaaagttattattttggaTTTTGCACAGAAATTCTAATGACACGCAAACCTGCCGACACGCAACGTCGACAAAGCTCGCTAATAATGCGTTAATAATAACCAAACACGTAAAGTCACTATTCCGTTGCAACGCGAAGATTTCTCAATGCCTTAAATTCAAGTGACTGCCAAGTTAAACACTTCCGCCTTAAGAAATTCGGTTTTGCAAGAAAAACGCGGGTGGTAACGTTAACGCATGAGAAGCAGCGGCGTAATTGCGGCTCTACGAAGAAGACAGGTTGTTATCCGACACGCTACAAGAATTGATGCTATTGAGTAATTACGCGATTGATGCGCCTCATATATGCGTTTTCTCCATAATTGGAACATTGAGCACACAAATTCAATCCTTCGGAAGAGGAGATGAATAACTCGTTATTACACAGAAAGAGCGATAAATGCAATTGTTACATACTTAAATACAAATCACTGCCGAGTGAATTACAAAGTCGGCGCGAACACTATCGGTATCTACTAATCACTAATCGCTATTTGATCATTCTCAGGCTGCCgcaattaagatatattaaaagataacaGATCTGCAATTGAATAAGCATGGTTCATTGGCTACGACTGCATCGCGAACAAAGCATCAATTTCGCGTTTAGAAAATCGTTTCCTGCCTGCCAGCTTAATCGTCACGTTGTACGGTTTCATTGCTAAATAATCGTTTCATTGCACCGATCACTTCCGATCGCGTCATAACTCGAAATATACATTGTCGTCGTATGATTCTCCGTGTGGGATACCCACCATTCTGAGGCCTGGTATCGCCCGATCCTGCCACCAGCAGGACCACCACGATCTTCAGCAGCTGCATCCGCATTTTCGCACTGAAACAAAAGtcaaggaaaaaatattttaaaatgagaTCTAAGAGACCGCGtcgaaaaattttgttcaacTTCTTTACGAATTCTGGGAACTACATCGTTGAGGACAATGCGCGACGAATTATAAAAAGGCAAGATCGTCTATCTCGCGAATCTCGATTCGCGAGGCTATAGAGGCTGTCCTCGACACGATGACCTACACTCAAACGCCTGAACCTGATCTTGAGCAAACAATCTAGATCTCGGATGGATCTCTCGTTGCCCCGCGTCACATCGAGAGAACCAGTCAACAGGAAGAGAAGCCACcggtcgcaaaaaaaaaaaaaacgatctTGCGTGATTGCCGAAAGGAGCGATTGCGAGGGAAGAAGCGACGGTCGGAAGCGGTGGAGCAAGCGCGCGGAAGTCGtaggttttaattttatgaccGACAAAGATGCGACGCTTGCGTTAATATTCATGCGGACGGATACGCGTCAgttatatattgcaaaaattcgtATCTGCGTACTGTGTACTTATGTTTCAACAGTTGTTCTTACGATAATCCGACGATACAAGTGCTTTATAAAGtgcgaataaataataactgaATGTTATTCTCTAATTTATtgtagtataatttaattctctttctttctctttcttcgctAATTTACCTCTTgttatttcacaaataaaatcatGTATATAAACGGTGATGTAAGAAATAAGTTTTCGTGttatttatgcatatataagacgcatattaaaatttgatattaaacaaCGTTAAAACTGACGTTGCATACTGTCATGCTGACTCTGACAGAGATGGATATCTAAATCAAGTATTCTTTATaactattatacatatatgaattttcAGTGACCGTAGATATGAGAATACCCTCGAATTCCAAGAGTTTCGCTATCGggcaaaataatcaaaaaactCAAAATGCATGCGATCGTTAATGGTTACCACTGACGCAACTGTCGAGACGGTTGACTCTTGGCGAGTTTACATAGACTGCGTGACGTGAATTTCTGATCACCGATTTGTCAACTAAGGTCTCGATTGAAAGTATATTCGTATTCGATGCTCATTTCCGATTGTTCCAATCGTCTATGCACGCGGAATGCGAACAATAGCATTACTTTACCATTGACGTAAGTTAAGCATTTATCTGCGCAATTCTAAGTTTCTAAAAAAGACTTTTATCTGCGTTGCAGACGTTACGGCACGAAATTCGCGTAGACGTCTGCAacgcaaataaaaatctttttcagaaCCTTTTAAAACTCTAGTAAAAATTGTGACAATCGTCCCCTAAATAAGAATtgtaatcaataaatacaaattaaatatttatacaaattaaattcgaAAACTGTACATCATGCAgataagattttaaatatcgTCTGTAGCGGTCGCGGACGCGTGACGGCGCGCGGCAGGGGGCTGCACGATCATAAACGAACGGAACGTTCTTTCTCCCGCGTTGAAATCTCCACAACCGAAGGTTTTAACGAAGGCTTTCAACCTCGGCCTGAAGGAGCCCGACGCACTGTAAACCCTAACATTAACATCACGAATGGAATTCTCTAACGATCGCAGCTGATTGTCACGCagttgtttctttttttaccgttgcatttttttcattttcatattCGTGTCCGCTAACGGTACCGAACGGGCGTCGATCTTCTTCGGGAGTCCATCGTATGTGACGCCGCCGCGTCGTGCATCTCGAGGGGAAACGTGAGCGGTCGAAGTGTGCGAGAAGTCCGACAAGACATTATTCCATCGGTAGAATAGCCGGTAGAATCCGACGCGCGAATTCTACGAGCAAGGGTACCGTTAACCATTTGAATGTTTCTTCACGAACCAGAAAACCGCTCGCAGGCGATTCTGCCGAGTTGCAAACAGTCTTGTCAAGAGATTCATAATTCTGAACGAATTTATTGA
The nucleotide sequence above comes from Temnothorax longispinosus isolate EJ_2023e chromosome 4, Tlon_JGU_v1, whole genome shotgun sequence. Encoded proteins:
- the LOC139811595 gene encoding uncharacterized protein isoform X1: MTRTIRKGAKMRMQLLKIVVVLLVAGSGDTRPQNGVDLQATTTIERSDAEWRGIQVSSKSHDIVRDDSSEQLNDTHRDLKDLQYMDQSLRTVATQLLNVTNPQDVMKVNNEELVKAEPSVATTPKSSEKNTPSLIRDVSSETSNLEPVSFGRPINSKFSYFETSHPGQAMAMTEEELEREMSTTRLITAYKNHPTTTGGISTWILLNPPSTTVKSVEIEKTKTQQPFQTEVRLTVRPSSSVEKVETIPEKIMEKTTPLLTPVITTEKVTVITKKPTATTMKKIATTLRPEKITQDSGKVETSSSTTLKMTHTTTTSTSTTSDGTLTTVVTTKKSPPPRTTSKPKVTTPRTTSHSKPTTTKVTTTKPARPKPTRKATIKPETAKNETSASTGKIEKVTFKPVPIITTPQNKQENTEKPLFVTKIKASVLMDTQKTPITLLPATTASTLSASALKSTLSSADLVEVPVRSKPIGTKGNNVLKVQLKKPVDETTQIEIEPIKVNAPILKIEKVDKNKMDEIVLKDTEDLDNSRIDLKFDFNPELTKINVETQTEVATTSAPSTTASTSTKRPRHSSKRKKNKNRRRRPTTSMPTSTTIAMVPIQMETSESVTDSTYVDNEVQESKIAPETKVGNSTKTKKKQPQKAIGTQIYNFLSREVMPSFGVMSLVGLGLGLASYFLYPFGGTITRRNYEVEPNYKYNMDEYGGNYGQSEEEMLSKVFQGMTNYENKYSGGKDSYNNGNYYQYQHYDGAYDTQTTKKVDSRYPPVSTSPVYKTVENTKPAVKYRNTEFRYPEAQTTPVYYDRKRPDLGSSAEVNAGSAANRQFVVGNVPKEYPFDVKVSNLPVDNKKGVGYVSTEIGQTQFERDVAQGFDFPNAAALHSYGQAHLAVSTARPDDGYEEIEITPTAVAVEHGPRSLKVKRAAVDEAEGGRGRSSRLKRDSVIQIIPSKHELEEEREEAEKEEDLSNEILDIIDSALPGGGMPHKRGSNENNEVEDLEGQKRKEEEEANTRVKASTLKTSVEHTEDLATPTIGKINEDGSSVSPENSSDKGTTHPTDLKNPEATTVEWFDGSTTTKPSEGFSLINFVKKVAEIKFRLGLTILKHASEGFARYLGHVQKRINGEE
- the LOC139811595 gene encoding uncharacterized protein isoform X2, producing the protein MRMQLLKIVVVLLVAGSGDTRPQNGVDLQATTTIERSDAEWRGIQVSSKSHDIVRDDSSEQLNDTHRDLKDLQYMDQSLRTVATQLLNVTNPQDVMKVNNEELVKAEPSVATTPKSSEKNTPSLIRDVSSETSNLEPVSFGRPINSKFSYFETSHPGQAMAMTEEELEREMSTTRLITAYKNHPTTTGGISTWILLNPPSTTVKSVEIEKTKTQQPFQTEVRLTVRPSSSVEKVETIPEKIMEKTTPLLTPVITTEKVTVITKKPTATTMKKIATTLRPEKITQDSGKVETSSSTTLKMTHTTTTSTSTTSDGTLTTVVTTKKSPPPRTTSKPKVTTPRTTSHSKPTTTKVTTTKPARPKPTRKATIKPETAKNETSASTGKIEKVTFKPVPIITTPQNKQENTEKPLFVTKIKASVLMDTQKTPITLLPATTASTLSASALKSTLSSADLVEVPVRSKPIGTKGNNVLKVQLKKPVDETTQIEIEPIKVNAPILKIEKVDKNKMDEIVLKDTEDLDNSRIDLKFDFNPELTKINVETQTEVATTSAPSTTASTSTKRPRHSSKRKKNKNRRRRPTTSMPTSTTIAMVPIQMETSESVTDSTYVDNEVQESKIAPETKVGNSTKTKKKQPQKAIGTQIYNFLSREVMPSFGVMSLVGLGLGLASYFLYPFGGTITRRNYEVEPNYKYNMDEYGGNYGQSEEEMLSKVFQGMTNYENKYSGGKDSYNNGNYYQYQHYDGAYDTQTTKKVDSRYPPVSTSPVYKTVENTKPAVKYRNTEFRYPEAQTTPVYYDRKRPDLGSSAEVNAGSAANRQFVVGNVPKEYPFDVKVSNLPVDNKKGVGYVSTEIGQTQFERDVAQGFDFPNAAALHSYGQAHLAVSTARPDDGYEEIEITPTAVAVEHGPRSLKVKRAAVDEAEGGRGRSSRLKRDSVIQIIPSKHELEEEREEAEKEEDLSNEILDIIDSALPGGGMPHKRGSNENNEVEDLEGQKRKEEEEANTRVKASTLKTSVEHTEDLATPTIGKINEDGSSVSPENSSDKGTTHPTDLKNPEATTVEWFDGSTTTKPSEGFSLINFVKKVAEIKFRLGLTILKHASEGFARYLGHVQKRINGEE
- the LOC139811596 gene encoding uncharacterized protein, whose amino-acid sequence is MPESRAIIASPHFSRTDVLGKIARIATVRNSSEADLRGSSLHVSSSNSKTIQNEKIGWAGFSPDLRVVRTNYSGTMNNGNLERSKSGVTANENLESVVARTRYSYPTGNDFLATHASGSEKTDDDISVAVGNRRKSSSIRSDSFVNKDIEGETSRWKSERGVNRSFLQIGRTNVPSNYQQVDAATRSIHKNRNSIRKNTDPVVLSHENSKSGVITDSLRHYGGNGLNNSERSAHGTKTSSVPHSKSEVVDHSRFPHGNAVTRRSFVKLRHPYLNSSRRNASDVVSNTKLKNGNDAGSAGIELKQPAKGYLTRTAAKKPGSNNRATSKPTKNGHSSSVQKSPSQEVDGGNKIKDEHGGTSVQYSAHLKNWPNEALQDMEDLYNYEKYTASLEDTSHESGLSDADGTPILSSNNYFDTDPILDSSVKKIIHWLKVPAIVPNSTTQFLDYNNDKTTEPVFESIYENLEPNRPLNDYVDNYESVVFQDTPPNQDLDKTDSHANYPIQWSNPSSVVRPQYVGSSNSSATFVPSSWSDVASLRNKTVFNPLTHVTQNTVVHILNDGLKKPNVTVTQLKTPETDTAAADQAASSGSSSGSSGSSGLAQRPNVHIMFTSQKDEDKGPPKQENNTFPSTDNANCPTIMINTYTRVNNTIQSKEGCTDLNIIVNSHVSNTNVFTPSGTPAIAGDQQTSLATQSYGGADESEKYAEAFTDLFHEDSLNSYVTASTGTYNPSPLETPRPGQHNYYDSQKDPSEIPAQWNDPVQSPGLSTVEVFQGTQISVSGSSVPLTDAEATASPAGSSVDGPAAGPGVSASGPPVAGSLDSENPAQDLPVYLVKPGPVKGQASGGLGTLQLPSLPSRPSIAVNPAALSSIASQASSSTSGSSGSSSNDDDDDDDDDELSPGSVLESMASVFTYFSFLNPVGYGFFSLAAAPFAAMAAGVLGVAAVVFPWAIPSVLDFGRSAHKTISFAPNLEEFVRRAVHKYDRLNEWKSRRRKRRR